The genomic segment CGTCAAAGTGCCCGCGGTTAAATCGGGCCGCATTGCCATGAGCTTGCTGGATATTGTCATCGTCAACTGGAACGCGGGCCATCAGCTTCGCGATTGCCTCTCCTCCATCCAGACGGCAATGTCGGACGAGTTCACCCTGGCCCGGGTCGTGGTGGTGGACAACGCATCCACCGACGGGTCGGCCGATGACCTGGAGTCCCTGCCGCTTCCCATCACTGTCATCCGCAATACCGAAAACCGCGGATTCGGGGCGGCGTGTAACCAGGGTGCCGCCGGCTCCAACGCCGACTACCTGTTGTTTTTGAATCCGGACACACGGCTGAACAGCGACAGCCTCCGCCGGCCCATCGTCTTTTTGGACCAGGCCGCTCACGCTCGGGTCGGTGTTTGCGGCATTCGCCTGGTGGACGAGCGGGGCGAGACCGCCCGCCACTGCGCCAAACAAGCGACGCCAGCCATGTTTTGGTCTCGTCTGCTGGGTTTGGATCGCATCGCGCCCGGACGGTTTCCCACCCACATGATGAGCGATTGGGACCATGACGACAGCCGGGACGTGGATCACGTCATGGGGGCGTACTACCTTATAAGACAAGCGCTTTACCAACGTCTGAGCGGATTCGATGAGCGGTTCTTCGTCTATCTGGAAGATTTGGATCTTTCCCAGCGTGTGCGTCAGGCGGACTACGGTATCCACTATCTCGCCGACGCCCAGGCATTCCACAAGGGTGGAGGAACCTCCCAACAAGTGAAGGCCAGACGATTGTTTTACAGCTTGAACAGCCGCCTGTTGTTCGCCTTCAAGCATTTCGACCCCGTTCCGGCTTGGGGTGTGGTGCTCGGAACCTTGTTCGCCGAACCCTTCACCCGGTTGGCCTGGGCCATCGCCCAAGGCGCGCCGCGTCAAGCCCTGGAAACCCTGGGCGCCTATGCGCTGCTGTGGCGCGCCTTGCCGCGAACGCTGCGCACCGCGCGAAGGGGAGTGGGAAAATGAACGTCCTGCTCATGAGCCGATACGGCCGGCTTGGCGCCAGCAGCCGGATGCGCTCGCTCCAGTACGTTCCTTATCTGGAGGCCAACGACGTGTACGTCGATTGGCGTCCGCTGTTGGATGACGACTACGTTCGCGACCTTTACGCCGGCCGCCCCACCAATTGGCGACGGGTGGCCAAAGCCTATGTCACCCGAGCGTTCCAACTGCTTTTCAGCCGGCGCTACGATGTCATCTGGATAGAAAAAGAGCTGTTCCCCATGCTGCCGGCAACCTTCGAGCGATACCTCGGGCAGTTCGGCACCCCGTATGTGGTGGACTACGATGATGCGATTTTCCACAACTACGACCGCCATCGCCGGCCGTGGGTACGACGCGTTTTAGGCCACAAAATCGACCAGGTCATGGCGCGTGCGGCCTGCGTTTTGGCTGGCAACCAATACCTGGCCGACCGCGCCGTGGCGGCGGGTGCCGATCGGGTGGAGATCCTGC from the Pseudomonadota bacterium genome contains:
- a CDS encoding glycosyltransferase family 2 protein, which codes for MPAVKSGRIAMSLLDIVIVNWNAGHQLRDCLSSIQTAMSDEFTLARVVVVDNASTDGSADDLESLPLPITVIRNTENRGFGAACNQGAAGSNADYLLFLNPDTRLNSDSLRRPIVFLDQAAHARVGVCGIRLVDERGETARHCAKQATPAMFWSRLLGLDRIAPGRFPTHMMSDWDHDDSRDVDHVMGAYYLIRQALYQRLSGFDERFFVYLEDLDLSQRVRQADYGIHYLADAQAFHKGGGTSQQVKARRLFYSLNSRLLFAFKHFDPVPAWGVVLGTLFAEPFTRLAWAIAQGAPRQALETLGAYALLWRALPRTLRTARRGVGK
- a CDS encoding glycosyltransferase → MNVLLMSRYGRLGASSRMRSLQYVPYLEANDVYVDWRPLLDDDYVRDLYAGRPTNWRRVAKAYVTRAFQLLFSRRYDVIWIEKELFPMLPATFERYLGQFGTPYVVDYDDAIFHNYDRHRRPWVRRVLGHKIDQVMARAACVLAGNQYLADRAVAAGADRVEILPTVIDLERYTVVPPDSPGFTIGWIGSPGTAPYLSLVADALRPICELPDTRLLLVGAGEAGPDLPAERRPWSEEREAADISEFDVGIMPLPDEPFERGKCGYKLIQYMASGKPVIASPVGVNREIVSDGVDGYLAV